From one Agathobaculum sp. NTUH-O15-33 genomic stretch:
- a CDS encoding sugar ABC transporter ATP-binding protein codes for MHEDYMVEMRGIKKQFPGVLALDQVDLFVKRKQIHAIVGENGAGKSTLMKVLSGIYPKDEGEVLYDGRKVEFRNAMDARNAGIGLVHQEPQIIPTISIAENICLGELPKKGFFVDQKGLLAESKKVCEHLGIQKPVTIPAGRLSMGEQQLLQFARALYYRSRLIIMDEPTSSLTEHEKEHIFGIVRKLRAEGVTFVYITHRMEELFELCDEATILKDGKLVDTVKISEVDKKSLVNLMVGREVGLNFPKKADTVGDEILRVENLGVKDVFRNISFSAYAGEVLGFGGLIGAGRTEIMDAIFGMRPADAGTVVVKGRTVKINSPNDAIAAKIAYVTEDRHSGMVMHASIRENMTLASLKMFVKHLFINETKRGEAAKKYKARLSIRAPDLMTPVDSLSGGNQQKVVFAKWLMRDADLYIFDEPTRGVDVGAKEEIYKLIRELTNAGKAAIVISSELPELIGMSDRILVIHNGEIAGELAGQDATESLIIQYATGVVKNG; via the coding sequence GTGCATGAGGATTACATGGTCGAAATGCGAGGAATAAAAAAGCAATTTCCCGGTGTTTTGGCCTTGGATCAAGTGGATTTGTTTGTGAAACGGAAGCAGATTCATGCTATTGTCGGCGAAAACGGCGCGGGAAAGTCCACCTTGATGAAGGTGCTGAGCGGGATATATCCGAAAGATGAGGGCGAAGTGCTGTATGATGGCAGAAAGGTCGAATTCCGCAATGCGATGGATGCGAGAAATGCCGGGATCGGTTTGGTTCATCAAGAGCCGCAAATCATTCCGACCATTTCGATAGCAGAAAATATTTGCTTGGGAGAACTGCCGAAAAAGGGTTTCTTTGTCGATCAAAAGGGATTGTTGGCGGAAAGTAAAAAGGTTTGCGAGCATTTGGGTATCCAGAAGCCCGTAACTATACCGGCTGGGCGCTTAAGTATGGGAGAACAGCAACTGCTGCAATTTGCGCGGGCGTTGTATTATCGATCACGACTGATTATTATGGACGAGCCTACCTCCTCTCTGACCGAGCATGAGAAAGAGCATATTTTTGGAATCGTACGGAAGTTGCGTGCGGAGGGCGTTACCTTTGTATATATCACACATCGAATGGAAGAACTGTTTGAGCTATGCGATGAAGCGACGATATTAAAAGATGGAAAACTGGTAGACACGGTCAAAATCAGCGAGGTGGACAAAAAGAGTCTGGTCAATTTAATGGTAGGGCGCGAAGTTGGATTGAATTTCCCGAAAAAGGCGGATACCGTCGGCGACGAGATCCTTCGTGTGGAAAATCTCGGTGTGAAGGATGTGTTCCGGAATATCAGCTTTTCTGCGTATGCGGGTGAGGTGTTGGGGTTCGGCGGTCTGATCGGAGCGGGGCGCACGGAGATCATGGATGCAATTTTCGGTATGCGTCCGGCAGATGCCGGAACGGTCGTGGTAAAGGGGCGTACAGTCAAAATCAACTCACCCAATGATGCGATTGCGGCCAAGATCGCCTATGTAACGGAGGACCGCCACAGCGGTATGGTCATGCATGCCTCGATTCGCGAAAACATGACATTGGCTTCGCTCAAGATGTTTGTAAAACACCTGTTCATCAATGAGACAAAGCGTGGAGAGGCTGCAAAAAAATACAAGGCCAGACTGTCGATCCGTGCGCCGGACCTTATGACCCCGGTGGACAGTTTAAGCGGAGGCAACCAACAAAAAGTAGTGTTTGCAAAATGGCTGATGAGAGACGCTGATCTATATATTTTCGACGAGCCGACGCGCGGCGTGGATGTCGGCGCAAAGGAAGAAATATATAAGCTGATCAGAGAGCTGACAAATGCGGGGAAAGCGGCGATCGTCATATCCTCGGAGCTGCCCGAATTGATCGGTATGAGCGATCGGATATTGGTAATCCATAACGGAGAAATCGCAGGAGAACTTGCTGGTCAGGATGCCACGGAAAGCTTGATTATTCAATATGCGACGGGAGTGGTGAAAAATGGATAG
- a CDS encoding CoA transferase subunit A: MSKRKSKLCSMRQAVSLIRDGDRIALGGFAIYQKPMALVHELIRLQKRELTVVGSVNSIDVDMLAGAGCLKGVETSYVGLEKFGLAANYRRAVQAGEIRVVHYPELISWDRFRANAEGLSFWPVSYLGGSDIVNLNQEIQTFLDPITGKTLYAVPAANPDVAAIHVPAADIYGNVRIQPRHLLPQSMDVAIARATRNLIVTAEKIITTEEIQKTPHLNVIPAFRVRAVVHAPNGSHPTPVLGVRKMDDAFFEKYVEASADPQAFHTFLQTLILQTRDQAAYLKQIGYEQISALTEEKEGKDGVQHSGIVGGEFSPYN; encoded by the coding sequence ATGTCAAAAAGAAAATCAAAACTATGCAGTATGCGGCAGGCTGTTTCGCTCATTCGGGATGGCGATCGTATCGCGCTCGGCGGCTTTGCGATCTATCAGAAGCCCATGGCGTTGGTGCATGAGCTGATCCGGTTGCAGAAAAGGGAACTAACCGTAGTTGGCTCGGTGAACTCGATCGATGTGGATATGCTGGCGGGGGCCGGTTGTCTCAAAGGTGTGGAAACCTCGTATGTCGGTCTTGAAAAGTTTGGTCTTGCCGCAAATTATCGCCGTGCGGTACAAGCCGGTGAGATACGCGTGGTGCATTATCCGGAGCTCATCAGCTGGGACCGTTTTCGGGCAAACGCGGAGGGCCTGAGTTTTTGGCCGGTCTCCTATTTAGGCGGTTCGGATATTGTCAATCTGAATCAGGAAATTCAAACCTTTCTAGATCCAATAACCGGAAAGACACTGTATGCCGTTCCGGCGGCAAACCCGGATGTTGCGGCGATACATGTCCCGGCGGCGGATATCTATGGAAATGTCAGAATACAGCCGAGACATTTGCTGCCGCAAAGCATGGACGTGGCGATAGCAAGAGCGACGCGGAATCTGATCGTGACAGCCGAAAAGATCATTACAACAGAAGAGATACAAAAAACTCCGCATTTGAATGTGATACCTGCGTTCCGCGTTCGGGCGGTCGTGCATGCGCCGAACGGTTCTCATCCGACGCCGGTGCTCGGTGTACGCAAGATGGATGATGCGTTTTTTGAAAAATACGTAGAAGCCTCGGCGGATCCACAAGCCTTTCATACGTTTCTGCAAACGCTGATTTTGCAAACGAGGGATCAGGCGGCGTATTTAAAGCAAATAGGGTACGAACAGATCAGTGCATTGACGGAAGAAAAGGAGGGGAAAGATGGAGTACAACATAGCGGAATTGTTGGCGGTGAATTTAGCCCATACAATTAA
- a CDS encoding CaiB/BaiF CoA transferase family protein — MVPFLKGLKVLDLSRYISGPFAGMLLGDLGADVIKVEKAGVGDDTRSFEPKIHGESIYTFAVNRSKRSLELNFRTKEGQALLRDLAKEADVLIENFRPGTMEKMGCGWETLHEINPRLIMVSISGFGSKGPYRDKPGFDAAIQAMSGLMSVTGDPDGPPMVHGTFTVDHVTAIYAAYAILAAYIGRQQNGQGQLIELSLLECAATLLLSSIPDQAANGKIASRVGNQDRYLSPGNCYRTMDGAHILLIAGSQPHFKALCEAMDQTDLLKDERFAKQQARFQHRDEIDRIVGAWIAEKRAEEVQLILEQHGLVCSRVENTADLIKNPQLRYRKKLIQIEHPIMGNVTMMDMPYHFSALDIPPQRACPVLGQHNEEVLKDWLRLDDVKLEELKNRHAITQ; from the coding sequence ATGGTGCCGTTTTTAAAGGGATTGAAGGTATTGGATCTTTCGCGTTATATTTCAGGACCGTTTGCAGGCATGCTGCTCGGCGACTTAGGCGCAGATGTGATCAAAGTAGAAAAAGCCGGCGTGGGAGATGATACAAGAAGCTTTGAACCTAAAATCCATGGGGAAAGTATCTACACTTTTGCGGTAAACAGAAGCAAGCGCAGTTTGGAATTGAATTTCCGCACGAAGGAGGGTCAAGCGCTACTGCGAGACCTCGCAAAAGAAGCGGATGTGTTAATCGAAAATTTTCGACCGGGAACGATGGAAAAGATGGGATGCGGCTGGGAAACACTACACGAAATCAATCCGCGTCTGATCATGGTCTCTATTTCTGGGTTCGGCTCGAAAGGTCCCTACCGTGATAAACCGGGATTTGACGCAGCGATTCAGGCAATGAGCGGACTGATGTCGGTAACCGGCGACCCCGACGGCCCGCCGATGGTGCACGGCACTTTTACGGTAGATCATGTGACCGCAATTTATGCCGCATATGCGATCCTCGCGGCCTATATCGGCCGACAACAAAACGGGCAGGGGCAGTTGATAGAGCTTTCGTTGTTGGAATGCGCCGCCACACTGCTGCTCAGCAGCATACCGGATCAGGCGGCAAACGGAAAAATCGCTTCCCGTGTGGGGAATCAAGATCGCTACTTATCGCCGGGCAACTGCTATCGAACGATGGATGGAGCGCACATATTATTGATCGCCGGCAGCCAACCGCATTTTAAAGCACTGTGTGAAGCAATGGACCAAACCGACCTTTTGAAAGATGAACGCTTTGCGAAGCAGCAAGCTCGCTTCCAGCATCGCGACGAGATCGACAGGATCGTGGGCGCATGGATCGCTGAAAAACGCGCAGAGGAAGTGCAGCTTATATTGGAACAACACGGGTTGGTATGTTCACGGGTGGAAAACACGGCTGATCTGATCAAAAATCCGCAGCTCCGCTATCGGAAAAAATTGATTCAAATAGAGCATCCGATCATGGGTAATGTGACCATGATGGATATGCCTTACCATTTTTCAGCGTTGGATATTCCGCCACAGCGGGCTTGTCCGGTGTTGGGACAGCATAATGAGGAGGTGTTGAAGGATTGGCTGCGGCTGGATGACGTAAAACTGGAAGAATTAAAGAATAGACATGCAATTACGCAATAG